One segment of Plasmodium gaboni strain SY75 chromosome 3, whole genome shotgun sequence DNA contains the following:
- a CDS encoding hypothetical protein (conserved Plasmodium protein, unknown function), protein MLKHIYLRIVNVQKNLNKKINEYNVSNINEEGMNMNHISILSRKENLLLKKNENVYNKNYNNINNMEMKHISEKKENIIKNNYSNEIFNVENFYVDISKNKMTKGVGQNEYDVINKLNKCNINDSPDNINKDTHSNNIHNMCNISNMCNISNMCNISNMCNNSSDISIQNTFKQRGDNINTHKIHNNLHFILHYSSYQIIKSLNAPYNYINNKDYFMSLSLICNQLAINKYENKNYWYILSTKLTSILKEKNIHQNFHIRWLALILNSYAKINFVNRNFLKGCSEYIQHNYKIMSSENKKDYIIHSFDISQIVNSYTRLNYIDEKLFWYLKKYIDEQIDDMSYQSISNICNAYSKLLNIEKYENMFFKLGMRIRDNIKQFKPQELANILNSYSKFYNIYMNNNIHVNNNVDYKDHLSDSNYLSSNFLKKKKKTFPFFDIFNKAISYILCNYHKFMPIEITMIINSYSKCNIYNNNLFCYLYNYIKKNIHNFHPTELCILCNAYANFNKRENKIFDMIRNILMTNNNINKLEDGNTAMLLHAYAKLLIRDEEFILYLLKNKKHVIQYLDSRNLTLFYVSLIKLNIHIPIYIYNIFKYYIKKKLTTFTDLALISILYSSSTMYPQYYFDIHFISRILFLLNKRKANSKSFCHQMHVSLFVIHSLFNLYIFSLPFLSCIYQLLNVVYDHINKHNYYDINKSNIQKRIYPFLPKNNVHIQSEVNIGPFIVDFLLLHRYNHAQYIYIHRSYK, encoded by the coding sequence ATGTTAAAACATATTTACCTTAGAATTGTGAATGTACagaaaaatttaaataaaaaaataaatgaatacAATGTgagtaatataaatgaagaagGTATGAACATGAATCACATTTCGATTTTAAGCAGAAAGGAAAATCTTTTATTGAAGAAGAACGAAAATGTatacaataaaaattataataatataaataatatggaaaTGAAACATATATCTGAAAAGaaggaaaatattataaagaataattattctaatgaaatatttaatgtagaaaatttttatgtagatatatctaaaaataaaatgacAAAAGGGGTAGGTcaaaatgaatatgatgtaataaataaattaaataagtgtaatataaatgattcacctgataatataaataaagatacacatagtaataatatacataatatgtgtaatatatctaatatgtgtaatatatctaatatgtgtaatatatctaatatGTGTAATAATTCATCTGATATATCTATTCAGAATACATTCAAACAAAGAGgagataatataaatacacataaaatacataataaCTTACATTTTATTCTTCATTATTCAAGTTATCAAATCATTAAAAGTTTAAATGCAccatataattatattaataataaagattATTTTATGTCCCTTTCACTAATATGTAATCAGCTAGCcattaataaatatgaaaataaaaactaTTGGTATATTTTAAGCACAAAATTAACATcaattttaaaagaaaaaaatattcatcAGAATTTTCATATTCGATGGCTAGCTCTCATTTTAAATTCATATGCtaaaataaattttgttAATAGAAACTTTTTAAAAGGTTGCTCAGAATATATACaacataattataaaataatgtccagtgaaaataaaaaggattatataattcatagTTTTGATATATCTCAAATTGTCAATTCATATACTAGattaaattatatagatgaaaaattattttggtacttgaaaaaatatatagatgAACAAATTGACGATATGAGTTATCAATCTATAAGTAATATATGTAATGCATATtctaaattattaaatatagaaaaatatgaaaatatgttttttaaaTTGGGTATGAGAATAAgagataatataaaacagTTTAAACCTCAAGAACTGgcaaatatattaaattcGTATTCAAagttttataatatatatatgaacaaCAATATACATGTCAACAATAATGTCGATTACAAAGATCATTTAAGTGATAGTAATTATTTAAGttctaattttttaaaaaagaaaaaaaagacatttcctttttttgatatattcAATAAAGCCATATCATATATTCTGTGCAACTATCATAAATTTATGCCAATCGAAATTACTATGATTATTAATTCCTATTCGAAATgcaatatttataataataatttattttgttatttatataattatattaaaaaaaatatacataatttCCATCCTACTgaattatgtatattatgTAATGCATATGctaattttaataaacgagaaaataaaatatttgatatgataagaaatatattgatgacaaataataatattaataaattagaAGATGGTAATACTGCTATGTTATTACATGCATATGctaaattattaataagagatgaagaatttattttgtatttactaaaaaataaaaaacatgTTATACAATATTTAGATTCAAGAAATTTaactttattttatgtatcattaataaaattaaatatacatatacctatatatatatataatatatttaaatattatataaaaaaaaaattaacaaCATTTACAGATTTAGCTcttatttctatattatattcatcatcAACTATGTATCctcaatattattttgatattcattttatttctCGTATTCTATTCTTATTAAACAAAAGAAAAGCAAACAGTAAATCCTTTTGTCATCAAATGCATGTCTCACTATTTGTGATACActcattatttaatttatatattttttctttacCATTCTTATCTTGTATTTATCAACTATTAAATGTAGTCTATGATCATATTAACAaacataattattatgatattaACAAGTcaaatatacaaaaaagaatatatcCCTTCCTTCCAAAAAATAATGTGCATATTCAGTCTGAAGTTAATATAGGTCCCTTCATTGTCGACTTTTTATTATTGCATAGATATAACCATGctcaatatatatatattcacaGATCATACAAATGA
- a CDS encoding hypothetical protein (conserved Plasmodium protein, unknown function), which translates to MGKSFFNRRSKLWWGHCHLRIGSRLQVRLNKGVKFSHFEHIGRFIAFARQSRFLRAATLSKCLRRNFWGSDFYYDGKPKSKENPQQIFKNSQDEGKYIYAIEKGKITPSISEIKKLETILGVPLKRNKQKRLLRKL; encoded by the exons atgG gtaaatcattttttaatcGTAGAAGCAAATTGTGGTGGGGCCACTGCCATCTAAGGATAGGAAGTCGTCTACAAGTAAGATTAAATAAAGGAGTTAAGTTTTCTCATTTTGAACACATAGGAAGATTTATAGCCTTTGCCAG GCAATCGAGATTTTTAAGAGCAGCAACACTCAGTAAGTGCCTGAGGAGAAATTTTTGGGGGTCtgatttttattatgatgGAAAACCAAAAAGTAAAGAAAATCCTCAGcaaatttttaaaaattcaCAGGATGaag GTAAATACATTTATGCCATagaaaaaggaaaaataaCACCATCCATAAgtgaaataaaaaaactAGAGACAATTTTAGGTGTCCCCTTAAAAAGgaataaacaaaaaaggTTACTCAGAAAATTATGA